The following proteins are co-located in the Marinomonas profundi genome:
- the lexA gene encoding transcriptional repressor LexA: MIKLTKRQSDVLETIREFISETGFPPTRAEIARRLGFKSPNAAEEHLKALCKKGAIEMLSGASRGIRLVDRASNDEAKEDLGLPVIGKVAAGYPILAQENIASHVNIPANMFSPQADYFLSVSGTSMKDIGIMEGDLLAVHKTTEVRNGQIVVARIGDEVTVKRFEQNGHIVRLIPANEAFNDIIVDLESEDFAIEGLSVGVIRQGL, from the coding sequence ATGATTAAATTGACCAAAAGACAATCTGACGTACTAGAAACCATTCGCGAATTTATCAGTGAAACTGGTTTTCCACCTACGAGAGCAGAAATAGCCCGTCGACTAGGATTTAAATCCCCTAATGCGGCCGAAGAACATCTCAAAGCCTTGTGTAAAAAAGGCGCAATAGAGATGCTGTCTGGCGCCTCACGAGGAATACGCTTAGTTGACCGTGCATCCAATGATGAAGCCAAAGAAGACCTTGGCCTACCTGTCATCGGCAAAGTGGCAGCAGGGTACCCTATTTTGGCGCAAGAGAACATTGCTTCTCACGTGAACATACCCGCCAATATGTTTTCTCCTCAAGCCGACTACTTTCTGTCCGTATCAGGCACCAGCATGAAAGACATTGGCATTATGGAGGGGGATTTGCTGGCCGTACACAAAACCACTGAGGTTCGTAATGGGCAAATTGTTGTCGCCCGCATTGGCGATGAAGTAACGGTTAAACGCTTCGAACAGAATGGCCATATTGTCCGCCTTATTCCAGCAAATGAAGCATTCAACGACATCATCGTCGACCTTGAAAGCGAAGATTTTGCCATTGAAGGCTTATCCGTTGGGGTTATTCGACAAGGTCTTTGA